A part of Synechococcus sp. KORDI-49 genomic DNA contains:
- the gap gene encoding type I glyceraldehyde-3-phosphate dehydrogenase has protein sequence MTLRVAINGFGRIGRNVMRGWLSRGADTGIEIVGMNSTSDPKTSAHLLTYDSILGKLDPSVQIETTDETMIVNGKEIKFFADRNPLNCPWKDWGVDLVLESTGVFNTDEKASLHLEAGASKVILTAPGKGPGVGTFVVGVNDHEYRHEDWKILSNASCTTNCLAPIVKVLDQTFGLDWGLMTTIHSYTGDQRILDNSHRDLRRARAAALNMVPTTTGAAKAVALVYPEVKGKLTGFAMRVPTPNVSAVDLTFGPSRATSVDEVKAVMKAASENGMKGIIKYSDLPLVSTDYAGTNESTIFDADLTYAMGDKAVKILAWYDNEWGYSQRVVDLAEVVARNWK, from the coding sequence ATGACCCTGCGCGTTGCGATCAATGGATTCGGCCGGATCGGTCGCAATGTGATGCGGGGTTGGCTCAGCCGCGGCGCTGATACCGGAATCGAGATCGTGGGCATGAACTCCACATCCGACCCGAAGACCAGCGCTCACCTGCTGACCTACGACTCGATTCTGGGCAAGCTCGACCCCAGCGTCCAGATCGAGACCACTGACGAAACCATGATCGTCAATGGCAAGGAGATCAAGTTTTTCGCCGATCGCAATCCCCTCAACTGCCCTTGGAAAGACTGGGGTGTCGATCTGGTTCTCGAGTCCACCGGTGTCTTCAACACCGACGAAAAAGCAAGCCTGCACCTCGAGGCAGGTGCCAGCAAGGTGATCCTCACCGCTCCCGGTAAAGGCCCTGGAGTCGGCACCTTCGTCGTGGGCGTGAACGATCACGAATACCGCCACGAAGATTGGAAGATTCTTTCCAACGCCAGCTGCACCACCAACTGCCTTGCACCGATCGTCAAGGTTCTCGATCAGACCTTCGGTCTCGACTGGGGTCTGATGACCACGATCCACAGTTACACCGGTGACCAGCGGATCCTGGACAACAGCCATCGCGATCTGCGTCGTGCCCGTGCTGCGGCCCTGAACATGGTTCCCACCACCACCGGCGCCGCCAAGGCCGTTGCTCTCGTGTACCCCGAGGTGAAGGGCAAGCTCACCGGTTTCGCCATGCGCGTCCCCACGCCGAACGTCTCCGCGGTTGATCTGACCTTCGGTCCTTCCCGTGCCACCAGCGTCGATGAGGTCAAGGCTGTGATGAAGGCAGCCTCTGAGAACGGCATGAAGGGAATCATCAAGTACAGCGATCTGCCGTTGGTTTCGACCGACTACGCCGGCACCAACGAGTCCACCATTTTTGATGCCGATCTCACCTATGCCATGGGCGACAAGGCTGTGAAGATCCTGGCCTGGTACGACAACGAGTGGGGCTACAGCCAGCGTGTGGTTGATCTGGCCGAGGTCGTGGCCCGCAACTGGAAGTGA